The following coding sequences lie in one Arachis ipaensis cultivar K30076 chromosome B03, Araip1.1, whole genome shotgun sequence genomic window:
- the LOC107634800 gene encoding uncharacterized protein LOC107634800 produces the protein MNTIKNTFTSSAISKSEPSLLPMSLNLSTLPFPQFPVCHNHFSVVIKGNKTHIIVMSYEDHFQVIATQIGTMGTILHARKEGESINPTFNVSVIFGKRDEPMLAACAPQLIEKISLSGSSKSLVLSLGLKDHSKETLKGIISTVINNGLW, from the exons ATGAACACAATAAAAAATACATTCACAAGTAGTGCCATATCAAAATCAGAACCTTCACTTTTGCCAATGAGTTTAAACCTCAGCACTTTGCCTTTCCCACAGTTTCCTGTATGCCACAATCATTTCTCTGTTGTAATCAAG GGAAACAAAACACATATTATTGTTATGAGTTATGAAGATCATTTTCAG GTTATAGCCACTCAAATAGGAACTATGGGGACAATACTGCATGCCAG GAAGGAAGGTGAGTCGATTAATCCAACTTTCAATGTTTCTGTTATATTTGGCAAACGGGATGAG CCAATGTTGGCTGCGTGTGCCCCTCAACTGATTGAGAAGATAAG TCTCTCTGGCTCCTCTAAGTCACTGGTGCTCTCGCTTGGTCTTAAAGACCATTCTAAG GAAACATTGAAAGGCATAATTTCAACTGTCATCAACAATGGCCTATGGTAA